From Microbacterium sp. YJN-G, a single genomic window includes:
- a CDS encoding carbohydrate ABC transporter permease, whose protein sequence is MTATEAVVTDTRTKRQVARDTRRNEAIAHKKLTSKGATLAAVIIAVFWTIPTFGLFVTSFRPGADTQSTGWWTVFTDPRFTLENYFEALNAGGTSTTLATAFVNSLAITIPATVFPIALASLAAYAFAWIDFKGRNMLFVFVFALQIVPLQMALVPLLSLFSSGLTIGDVQVFPGLTLNDVEFSFARVWIAHAIFALPLATFMLHNFIAEIPGDIVEAARVDGAGHGQVFFRIILPLAMPAIASFGIFQFLWVWNDLLVATIFASPGALPITQALNSLSGTWGNRWFLQSAGTFISIIVPLIVFFALQRFFVRGLLAGATKG, encoded by the coding sequence ATGACCGCCACCGAAGCCGTCGTGACGGACACTCGCACCAAGCGCCAGGTCGCCCGCGACACGCGCCGCAACGAGGCCATCGCGCACAAGAAGCTGACATCGAAGGGCGCGACCCTCGCCGCGGTCATCATCGCGGTGTTCTGGACGATCCCCACCTTCGGCCTGTTCGTGACCTCGTTCCGTCCGGGCGCCGACACCCAGTCCACGGGCTGGTGGACAGTCTTCACCGACCCGCGGTTCACGCTCGAGAACTACTTCGAGGCGCTGAACGCGGGCGGCACGTCGACCACTCTCGCCACGGCGTTCGTGAACTCGCTGGCCATCACGATCCCGGCCACGGTGTTCCCGATCGCGCTCGCCTCGCTCGCCGCCTACGCGTTCGCATGGATCGACTTCAAGGGTCGCAACATGCTGTTCGTGTTCGTGTTCGCGCTGCAGATCGTGCCGCTGCAGATGGCCCTGGTGCCGCTGCTGAGCCTGTTCTCCAGCGGCCTGACCATCGGCGATGTGCAGGTCTTCCCGGGTCTGACGCTGAACGACGTCGAGTTCAGCTTCGCGCGGGTTTGGATCGCGCACGCGATCTTCGCACTGCCGCTGGCGACGTTCATGCTGCACAACTTCATCGCCGAGATCCCCGGTGACATCGTCGAGGCCGCGCGCGTCGACGGTGCAGGTCACGGCCAGGTGTTCTTCCGCATCATCCTGCCGCTGGCGATGCCGGCAATCGCCTCGTTCGGCATCTTCCAGTTCCTCTGGGTGTGGAACGATCTGCTGGTCGCGACGATCTTCGCCTCGCCGGGCGCCCTGCCGATCACCCAGGCGCTGAACTCGCTGTCCGGAACATGGGGCAACCGGTGGTTCCTGCAGTCGGCCGGTACGTTCATCTCGATCATCGTGCCGCTGATCGTGTTCTTCGCCCTGCAGCGCTTCTTCGTCCGCGGCCTGCTCGCCGGCGCCACGAAGGGCTGA
- a CDS encoding carbohydrate ABC transporter permease, translated as MSQVIEDTQTTELPQTTHGVDAKGRTITRVIVVAGFVLIAAVLLLLIFSAPAEDPARIALGPVSLNTFFVWMGDLHPLLQIPVVLLAFGLAVAVVLVLIEYAPRPGRGYFIMRLVACLAIPVLAFMMLRPYSNAVLYVVAIALLSGGLLFFADFRSRQGAGYLFQLILFMAPAAVMLLLGLIYPAVATFFKSFFDKTGTDFVGLENYIWVFTNPVGTSSVINTLIWALLAPTISVAVGLAYAVFIDRARGEKVLKVLVFMPVAISFVGAGIIWKFMYDYRQGDQLGLLNAIVTMFGGDPVNWLAVQPVINTFMLLIVFIWTQTGFAMVILSAAIKAVPTEQIEAAELDGTNAWQRFTNVTVPGIRSSLIVVLTTITIMSLKVYDIVAVMTGGRDETSVLGFEMVNQQQRFQSYGHSSALAVVLFIFVLPLIVYNARSLTKQREIR; from the coding sequence ATGTCTCAAGTCATCGAGGACACGCAGACGACAGAACTGCCGCAGACGACACACGGCGTCGACGCGAAGGGACGCACGATCACGCGCGTCATCGTGGTCGCCGGATTCGTGCTCATCGCCGCGGTGCTGCTTCTGCTCATCTTCTCGGCCCCGGCCGAGGATCCGGCCCGCATCGCACTCGGGCCCGTCTCGCTGAACACCTTCTTCGTCTGGATGGGCGACCTTCATCCGCTGCTGCAGATCCCGGTCGTGCTGCTCGCCTTCGGGCTCGCCGTGGCGGTCGTGCTCGTGCTCATCGAGTACGCGCCGCGCCCCGGCAGGGGGTACTTCATCATGCGGCTGGTGGCCTGCCTGGCCATCCCCGTGCTGGCCTTCATGATGCTGCGCCCGTACTCGAACGCCGTGCTCTACGTCGTCGCGATCGCACTGCTCTCGGGCGGTCTGCTGTTCTTCGCCGACTTCCGCTCGCGACAGGGAGCCGGCTACCTCTTCCAGCTCATCCTGTTCATGGCCCCGGCCGCGGTGATGCTGCTGCTGGGCCTCATCTACCCGGCTGTCGCGACGTTCTTCAAGTCGTTCTTCGACAAGACCGGCACCGACTTCGTCGGCCTCGAGAACTACATCTGGGTGTTCACGAACCCCGTCGGCACGTCATCCGTGATCAATACCCTGATCTGGGCGCTGCTGGCTCCGACGATCTCGGTCGCCGTCGGCCTCGCGTACGCCGTCTTCATCGACCGGGCCCGCGGCGAGAAGGTGCTGAAGGTGCTCGTGTTCATGCCGGTGGCGATCTCGTTCGTCGGCGCCGGCATCATCTGGAAGTTCATGTACGACTACCGGCAGGGTGACCAGCTGGGTCTGCTGAACGCGATCGTGACCATGTTCGGCGGCGACCCGGTGAACTGGCTCGCGGTGCAGCCGGTGATCAACACGTTCATGCTGCTGATCGTGTTCATCTGGACCCAGACCGGGTTCGCGATGGTCATCCTCTCGGCGGCGATCAAGGCGGTGCCGACCGAGCAGATCGAGGCCGCCGAGCTCGACGGGACCAACGCGTGGCAGCGGTTCACGAACGTGACGGTGCCCGGCATCCGCTCGTCGCTGATCGTCGTGCTGACGACGATCACCATCATGTCGCTGAAGGTGTACGACATCGTGGCCGTGATGACCGGTGGCCGCGACGAGACCTCGGTGCTCGGCTTCGAGATGGTCAACCAGCAGCAGCGCTTCCAGAGCTACGGCCACTCGTCGGCGCTCGCCGTGGTGCTGTTCATCTTCGTGCTGCCTCTGATCGTCTACAACGCCCGATCGCTGACCAAGCAGAGGGAGATCCGCTGA
- a CDS encoding ABC transporter substrate-binding protein has translation MALSQRYRLLAPLALVGATAIALTGCAEAEPGGGGNGGEGATVRISGGITGTEAEDLNKAFEAFEEESGIKVEYTGDKSFEGNIVTKVTGGDAPDIAIVPQPGLLKTLVDTGKVMPAPEGVESAVDENWSEDWKAYGTFDDTFYAAPMLANLKGYVWYSPAKFAEWGVEVPKTWDEMLTLTDTIKEKSGEVPWCAGFASGEASGWPGTDWIEDLVLRQSGPEVYDQWVAGDVKFTDPEIKEAFDAVGTILLNEEYVNAGFGGVKSINSTAFADVAAKVADGTCALTHQASFLSANFLDVKTADGATPEVGPEGDVYAFIMPGMTEGELQVEGGGEFVAAFNDDEATVKVLEFMASPEFADARVELGGVISANKNADPSLAGSEFLQEAMGVLQDDATVFRFDASDLMPSTVGSGSFWKGMVDWIDGKATDQVLSDIQAGYEN, from the coding sequence ATGGCTCTGTCACAGCGATACCGCCTGCTCGCTCCCCTGGCACTGGTCGGTGCGACCGCAATCGCCCTGACCGGATGCGCGGAGGCCGAACCGGGCGGCGGGGGCAACGGCGGCGAAGGTGCGACCGTCCGCATCTCGGGAGGCATCACCGGCACCGAGGCTGAAGACCTGAACAAGGCGTTCGAGGCCTTCGAGGAGGAGTCCGGCATCAAGGTCGAGTACACCGGCGACAAGAGCTTCGAGGGCAACATCGTCACCAAGGTGACCGGTGGCGACGCCCCGGACATCGCGATCGTCCCGCAACCGGGCCTGCTGAAGACGCTCGTCGACACCGGCAAGGTGATGCCCGCACCCGAGGGCGTGGAGAGCGCCGTCGATGAGAACTGGTCTGAGGATTGGAAGGCGTACGGCACGTTCGACGACACCTTCTACGCGGCGCCGATGCTGGCCAACCTGAAGGGCTACGTCTGGTACTCGCCGGCGAAGTTCGCCGAGTGGGGGGTCGAGGTCCCGAAGACATGGGACGAGATGCTCACGCTCACCGACACCATCAAGGAGAAGTCGGGCGAGGTGCCCTGGTGCGCAGGCTTCGCATCGGGTGAGGCCTCGGGATGGCCGGGAACCGACTGGATCGAGGACCTGGTGCTGCGCCAGTCCGGCCCCGAGGTCTACGACCAGTGGGTCGCGGGCGATGTGAAGTTCACCGACCCCGAGATCAAGGAGGCCTTCGACGCGGTCGGCACGATCCTCCTGAACGAGGAGTACGTCAACGCGGGCTTCGGCGGCGTGAAGAGCATCAACTCCACGGCGTTCGCCGATGTCGCGGCCAAGGTCGCCGACGGCACCTGCGCGCTCACCCACCAGGCTTCGTTCCTGTCGGCGAACTTCCTCGATGTGAAGACCGCCGACGGCGCGACCCCTGAGGTCGGCCCCGAGGGCGACGTCTACGCGTTCATCATGCCCGGCATGACCGAGGGCGAGCTGCAGGTCGAGGGTGGCGGCGAGTTCGTCGCGGCCTTCAACGACGACGAGGCCACCGTCAAGGTGCTCGAGTTCATGGCATCGCCGGAGTTCGCCGACGCCCGTGTCGAACTGGGCGGCGTCATCTCCGCGAACAAGAACGCCGACCCGAGTCTGGCCGGCAGCGAGTTCCTGCAGGAGGCCATGGGCGTGCTGCAGGACGACGCCACCGTGTTCCGCTTCGACGCATCCGACCTGATGCCGTCGACGGTGGGTTCGGGATCCTTCTGGAAGGGCATGGTCGACTGGATCGACGGCAAGGCCACCGACCAGGTGCTCAGCGACATCCAGGCCGGCTACGAGAACTGA
- a CDS encoding LacI family DNA-binding transcriptional regulator encodes MTTIADVAARAGVSKATASRALSGGGYVSAVTRERVRTAARELAYVAHSSATSLATGRSFSVGVIMPEPDRWFFAQLLSGIQDELFSSGYDLVLYGIQEGSSERRRLFEQVLPRRRLDGILAVGIQPSAHELRRLVQVGSPLVTIGAYSEDASAVSIDDVAAARIATEHLIDLGHRDIVFLGARSDAATHAYGDQRRLEGYMAAMVDAGLEASIRHAPGGSTMPGGYEAAVRTLGDRQNRPTAFVAVCDEVAIGGIIATRRLGLSVPTEISIVGIDDHVHAEMFSLTTVRQHPRAQGVAAVGLLHRRMADPEAEPERIVMASELVARSSTAAPR; translated from the coding sequence ATGACCACCATCGCCGATGTCGCCGCCCGTGCCGGCGTCTCCAAGGCGACGGCGAGCCGCGCCCTGAGCGGCGGCGGTTACGTGTCCGCCGTCACGCGCGAGCGGGTGCGCACCGCCGCACGCGAGCTGGCGTACGTCGCGCACTCCTCGGCGACCAGCCTCGCCACGGGCAGGAGCTTCTCGGTCGGCGTCATCATGCCCGAACCGGACCGGTGGTTCTTCGCCCAGCTGCTCAGCGGCATCCAGGACGAGCTGTTCAGCTCAGGCTACGACCTCGTGCTCTACGGCATCCAGGAAGGGTCCTCCGAACGACGCAGGCTGTTCGAACAGGTCCTCCCCCGACGTCGGCTCGACGGCATCCTCGCAGTCGGGATCCAGCCCAGCGCGCACGAGCTGCGGCGGCTCGTGCAGGTCGGCTCACCGCTGGTGACGATCGGGGCCTACAGCGAGGATGCCAGCGCGGTGTCGATCGACGACGTCGCGGCCGCGCGCATCGCGACCGAGCACCTCATCGATCTCGGTCACCGAGACATCGTCTTCCTCGGTGCCAGGTCGGATGCCGCCACGCACGCGTACGGCGATCAGCGACGCCTCGAGGGATACATGGCGGCGATGGTCGACGCCGGCCTGGAGGCGAGCATCCGGCACGCACCCGGCGGGTCGACGATGCCCGGCGGCTACGAGGCGGCGGTGCGGACGCTGGGAGACCGGCAGAACCGGCCGACCGCGTTCGTCGCGGTGTGCGACGAGGTCGCGATCGGCGGCATCATCGCCACGAGGAGACTCGGACTTTCCGTGCCCACCGAGATCAGCATCGTCGGCATCGACGACCACGTGCACGCCGAGATGTTCTCGCTGACCACCGTGCGACAGCATCCGCGCGCCCAGGGGGTCGCCGCCGTCGGACTGCTGCACCGCCGGATGGCGGATCCCGAGGCGGAGCCCGAGCGCATCGTCATGGCGTCGGAGCTGGTGGCGCGCTCGTCCACCGCCGCACCGCGCTGA
- the rplL gene encoding 50S ribosomal protein L7/L12, translating into MAKLTTEELLEQFAGLTLVELSEFVKAFEEKFDVTAAAPVAVAGAAGGAGAAEAEEEKDSFDVVLEAAGDKKIQVIKTVRELTSLGLGEAKAVVDGAPKAVLEGVNKETAEKAKAALEEAGATVNLK; encoded by the coding sequence ATGGCGAAGCTCACCACTGAGGAGCTGCTGGAGCAGTTTGCCGGTCTGACCCTTGTCGAGCTCAGCGAGTTCGTGAAGGCGTTCGAGGAGAAGTTCGACGTCACCGCTGCCGCCCCCGTCGCCGTCGCCGGCGCTGCTGGTGGCGCAGGTGCGGCCGAGGCCGAGGAGGAGAAGGACTCGTTCGACGTCGTCCTCGAGGCCGCCGGCGACAAGAAGATCCAGGTCATCAAGACCGTCCGCGAGCTCACCTCGCTGGGCCTCGGCGAGGCCAAGGCCGTCGTCGACGGTGCTCCGAAGGCCGTCCTCGAGGGCGTCAACAAGGAGACCGCCGAGAAGGCGAAGGCCGCTCTGGAAGAGGCCGGCGCTACGGTCAACCTGAAGTAA
- the rplJ gene encoding 50S ribosomal protein L10, with translation MAQKDATVAELTKSFENSNAVLLTEYRGLTVAQLKQLRTSIRQDAEYAVVKNTLTKIAANNAGITTLDDELKGPSAVAFVHGDFVATAKALRDFAKANPLLVIKGGVFEGKTLDADEVNKYASLESREVLLAKAAGMMKATMGKAAATIDALREKLETAEAA, from the coding sequence ATGGCGCAGAAGGATGCAACGGTTGCCGAGCTCACGAAGTCTTTCGAGAACTCGAACGCCGTCCTGCTGACCGAGTACCGCGGTCTGACGGTTGCCCAGCTCAAGCAGCTGCGCACGAGCATCCGTCAGGACGCGGAATACGCCGTGGTGAAGAACACGCTGACCAAGATCGCCGCGAACAACGCGGGGATCACGACGCTGGACGACGAGCTCAAGGGTCCGTCGGCTGTCGCGTTCGTGCACGGTGACTTCGTCGCCACCGCCAAGGCTCTGCGTGACTTCGCCAAGGCCAACCCGCTTCTCGTGATCAAGGGCGGCGTCTTCGAGGGCAAGACCCTCGACGCCGACGAGGTCAACAAGTACGCCTCGCTCGAGAGCCGTGAGGTTCTGCTGGCGAAGGCAGCGGGCATGATGAAGGCGACGATGGGCAAGGCTGCCGCCACCATCGACGCGCTTCGCGAAAAGCTGGAGACCGCCGAGGCCGCGTGA